Sequence from the Cuniculiplasma divulgatum genome:
TGACAAATGAATGTGTATAGCTTTCAAGTCCGCCAACGAGAATAGGCCCAACCACACCTCCCAGATTTCCAATTCCGTTGATAAGACCTATGGAGGCGGCAGAACTTTCTCTTTTCAAGGATTCCTGTGGAATGTTCCAGAACACTGGAAGGAAGCTGAAAATGCCAATCGCAGAGATTGTGAAAAAGATAAAGGAAACAACTACGTTTGATATGAGAAATGCGCTTAGTGCAAGCCCACCGGCAGCAACAAAGAATACTGCAGCTGTAAGACGTTTTCTATTACCTTTTTTATCTGAATATCTTAATATAAATATTAACGCAATAGCAGCGACAACATAAGGTATATCTGAAAGAAAACTGGATGTGGCAGCGCTCACGTGCGCAAAAGAACTTATTATTGATGGTAACCAGATCGTGTATCCATAAAGCCCAGTTACACCAAGGAAGTAAACAAGCACTAGGAGAAGAACATCCCTTTCAATCAATGCCTCCTTCCATGATGACTTAATGGGCTTATCTGCTTCTTCCTTAGCCAATTCAGATTCAAGAGCTTTTTTCTGGTCATCCTTAAGCCATTTAGCATCTTCCGGAAAATCATTAATCGTAAACCACAGGATTACAACTGATACCAATGCGAGAATACCCTCGAAAATGAAAAGATATCTCCAGCCGGGATCATTCCCGTATGCTGTGAATATTCCACCGGCAATTAGACCGCCAAATATGCCAGCAACAGGGATAGCAGCATTGAAATATCCATTAGCAAGGCCCCTCTCGCTTTTTGCAAACCAGATACCCATAAAGAACATAACACCCGAATAGAAAGGAGCCTCAGCAAGTCCGAGTATGAACCTGAGTGCATACATCTCTGGGACATTTTGTACAAAGCCAGTTAATATAGTAATTATGCCCCAGGCCGTGAAAGCTCCAGCAAATATCTTTCGGATACCAACGTTGTTAATCTGCAAAGTTGTAAATACTTGCGGGATTGCATATGCTACAAAGAAGAGAGCAGATGCAATGCCTGCAATTAAAGACGCACTGCTTGCAGGTGCTCCTATATCTTTAAACATTCCGGCATCGATACCGTATGAAAGGTTCACTCGATCAAGAAAATTTACAACGTATAGAAAAAAAAGTATAGGTGCAATTCTTAAATATCTACTAGTTCTCGAGGACTTCAATACTGCTATCTGGTTTTCCATGCGAAAAATATAAGCTAATGATATATGAATTTTGCGACATCGTAATATTTCATGCCGATGGATACTATTATTTAAGGTACAGTTCCCTGTAATCTTTTACCATCCTCGAGCCCGTATGCCCCAGGTTGTGCGTGTCGATCTCCAGTATTTCTTCTGTATTCTTTCTAAAAGGCTGCTTCTTCCTTACATTTACGGGCACCTTCTTCATCATCGGGTTCACAGATTCTAGTATTGATCGCATGTGATATTCATCCAGCCATTTCTAAGTGTCATCCGTGAAACTGTAAAGCATCTTCTTCCATGATTTTATTCCCTTAGCACGGAATATTGATTTCGTCTTTAGGAGGAAATACGGTTTTATCCCATAACTTTCAGTGATGGCGCAACATCCCATCCGGGTACGGAATGAAGGAA
This genomic interval carries:
- a CDS encoding MFS transporter, whose amino-acid sequence is MENQIAVLKSSRTSRYLRIAPILFFLYVVNFLDRVNLSYGIDAGMFKDIGAPASSASLIAGIASALFFVAYAIPQVFTTLQINNVGIRKIFAGAFTAWGIITILTGFVQNVPEMYALRFILGLAEAPFYSGVMFFMGIWFAKSERGLANGYFNAAIPVAGIFGGLIAGGIFTAYGNDPGWRYLFIFEGILALVSVVILWFTINDFPEDAKWLKDDQKKALESELAKEEADKPIKSSWKEALIERDVLLLVLVYFLGVTGLYGYTIWLPSIISSFAHVSAATSSFLSDIPYVVAAIALIFILRYSDKKGNRKRLTAAVFFVAAGGLALSAFLISNVVVSFIFFTISAIGIFSFLPVFWNIPQESLKRESSAASIGLINGIGNLGGVVGPILVGGLESYTHSFVSGVYAMAFFVLVAGIAVLIVRNSR